The following proteins come from a genomic window of Nitrospira sp.:
- a CDS encoding Phenazine biosynthesis protein PhzF like: MIGICGVIQTSLDVTMAEQRSLKFYQADVFTSQPFGGNPVAVFPDADGLTDDELQQIAREMNLSETVFVLPPTDSAAVARLRIFTPTQEIPFAGHPVLGTFYVLARLGRVSTREPVTHVMQECNIGLFPVELHVEKNHVARVVMSQPRPEFLDPIDAIDDVYSVGGALGLARHVIADMKWPLQVVSTGLPVLIVPVRTLTAVRSINPDASAIINVCERFGANGIMVFTTVTVESFASVHARMFAPKIGILEDPATGSAGGALGAYLVQNGVVEVGPRTDILIEQGYEIDRPARILVQVESDDDVIQGVKVGGQCVMVVEGTLTF, from the coding sequence ATGATTGGGATCTGCGGTGTGATCCAGACGAGTTTGGACGTGACCATGGCTGAACAACGGTCTCTCAAGTTCTATCAGGCCGATGTCTTTACCTCTCAACCCTTCGGCGGCAACCCCGTCGCGGTGTTCCCGGACGCTGATGGACTGACGGACGACGAGCTGCAACAGATTGCGAGGGAGATGAATCTATCGGAAACAGTGTTCGTCTTACCACCGACCGACTCTGCTGCAGTTGCGCGGTTACGGATCTTTACCCCGACTCAGGAAATTCCCTTTGCCGGCCATCCGGTACTAGGCACATTTTACGTGTTGGCCCGGCTCGGGAGGGTTTCTACTCGGGAACCGGTGACGCATGTCATGCAGGAATGTAATATCGGGTTATTCCCTGTCGAATTGCATGTGGAAAAGAATCATGTGGCGCGGGTCGTCATGTCTCAACCCAGGCCGGAATTTCTCGATCCTATCGATGCCATTGACGATGTGTACTCGGTCGGTGGCGCTCTTGGCTTGGCGAGGCATGTGATCGCCGACATGAAATGGCCTCTTCAAGTCGTGTCGACCGGCTTACCGGTCTTGATCGTGCCGGTGCGGACGTTGACGGCTGTCCGGTCGATCAACCCGGATGCTTCGGCCATCATCAATGTCTGCGAACGATTCGGGGCCAACGGGATTATGGTTTTCACGACCGTGACCGTTGAATCGTTCGCTTCTGTCCACGCGAGGATGTTTGCACCTAAAATCGGGATCTTGGAGGATCCTGCGACGGGGAGCGCCGGCGGAGCACTTGGAGCGTACCTGGTTCAGAACGGCGTTGTTGAAGTGGGACCGAGGACGGACATCCTTATTGAGCAGGGCTACGAAATCGATCGGCCGGCCCGGATTCTGGTGCAGGTTGAGTCCGACGACGACGTGATTCAAGGTGTGAAGGTCGGCGGACAGTGTGTCATGGTGGTGGAAGGGACGCTCACGTTTTAA
- a CDS encoding Alcohol dehydrogenase, translating to MKAVLFREHGGPEKLRYEELPVPKMGPQDVLVRVKACALNHLDLWVREGSPSYTVPLPHVGGSDVSGTVEQVGPQVEGIAVGTQVFVSPGISCWNCEFCLAGRDNMCRTYNLLGAGTHGGYAEYVKVPFRNVLPIPDNVTVEQAAAFPLVSVTAAHMLFALAKLRTGETVLVMGAGSGVGMMAVQLAKLAGARVITTVGSDDKIPKAVILGADAVINHSKEKVSERVKLLTEGRGVDVVVEHIGPAVWDSCLESLAKGGRLITCGATTGGDVTLNLRDLYSRQLTVKGSYMGTRAELVKAAELMGQKRLIAVIDRTFPLQEARAAQELMASRKFFGKIVLVC from the coding sequence ATGAAGGCGGTGCTTTTTCGTGAGCATGGTGGACCGGAGAAGCTTCGGTATGAAGAGCTGCCGGTGCCAAAGATGGGCCCGCAAGACGTGCTGGTTCGGGTAAAGGCCTGTGCGTTGAACCATCTCGATCTGTGGGTCAGAGAGGGAAGTCCTTCTTATACCGTTCCCTTACCCCATGTGGGAGGTTCGGATGTCTCCGGGACCGTTGAACAAGTGGGGCCTCAAGTCGAAGGCATCGCTGTCGGAACACAAGTCTTTGTGTCACCCGGTATCAGTTGCTGGAATTGCGAGTTTTGCTTGGCTGGTCGGGACAATATGTGTCGGACGTACAATCTTTTGGGGGCCGGGACGCATGGCGGCTATGCCGAGTATGTGAAAGTTCCGTTTCGAAATGTGCTGCCGATACCCGACAATGTCACCGTCGAACAAGCCGCGGCGTTTCCACTCGTTTCCGTCACCGCCGCGCACATGTTGTTTGCATTGGCCAAGCTCCGGACGGGAGAAACTGTGCTTGTGATGGGAGCGGGAAGCGGCGTCGGAATGATGGCTGTTCAGTTGGCGAAGTTGGCGGGTGCGCGTGTGATCACCACAGTCGGTTCCGATGACAAGATTCCCAAAGCCGTGATCTTGGGAGCCGATGCGGTGATCAATCATTCCAAGGAAAAGGTCTCGGAGCGGGTCAAATTGCTGACGGAAGGGCGAGGAGTCGATGTGGTGGTCGAACACATCGGGCCGGCGGTATGGGATAGTTGTTTGGAGTCGCTCGCAAAAGGCGGCCGCTTGATTACCTGCGGTGCGACCACTGGCGGGGACGTCACGCTGAACCTTCGCGATCTCTATTCCCGGCAGCTCACCGTCAAGGGATCCTACATGGGCACGAGGGCGGAACTCGTGAAAGCGGCGGAACTCATGGGCCAGAAACGGTTGATCGCGGTAATTGATCGCACATTTCCTCTTCAAGAGGCCCGCGCTGCTCAGGAATTGATGGCCAGCCGAAAGTTTTTCGGCAAAATCGTGCTTGTCTGCTGA
- a CDS encoding Molybdenum cofactor biosynthesis protein MoaB produces MTIPSHHEHKDHAPGSIGCIVITCSDTRTPETDASGQLIQKLLEAQGHTVAAYYIVRDEPEQIQFRIAQGTASDVVQAIIVNGGTGISRRDSTFEAVSEMLEKRLDGFGEIFRFLTYQEIGSPAIMSRATAGIIDGRLLFSIPGSENAVRLAMEKLILPELGHLVSELTK; encoded by the coding sequence ATGACCATACCAAGTCATCACGAGCACAAAGACCATGCGCCCGGCTCAATCGGTTGCATCGTCATTACTTGTAGCGATACCCGTACGCCTGAAACCGACGCCAGCGGCCAACTGATTCAGAAACTGCTCGAAGCACAAGGCCATACCGTCGCCGCCTATTACATCGTCAGGGATGAGCCGGAGCAGATTCAGTTTCGTATCGCTCAAGGTACCGCCAGCGATGTCGTGCAAGCGATCATCGTGAATGGCGGCACGGGGATCTCGCGACGTGATTCGACCTTTGAAGCGGTGTCCGAGATGTTAGAGAAGCGGCTTGATGGATTCGGTGAAATCTTCCGTTTTCTGACGTATCAAGAAATCGGCTCCCCGGCGATCATGAGCCGGGCCACTGCCGGTATTATCGACGGTCGCCTGCTTTTCTCCATCCCAGGCTCCGAAAACGCCGTCCGCCTCGCGATGGAAAAGCTGATTCTTCCGGAGCTGGGTCACCTCGTCAGTGAACTGACAAAGTAA
- a CDS encoding Ferredoxin, 2Fe-2S produces the protein MPKPKYHILVCTNSRPPGHPKPSCGSAGAAQLLMAFNMGLMQRSVPPGEVLVSATGCLGPCEQGPTVVIYPDNTWYSKVTEADVATILEEHVVKGTPAAKLNPDSVWK, from the coding sequence ATGCCAAAACCAAAATATCACATTCTCGTCTGCACCAATTCTCGTCCTCCCGGCCACCCCAAACCGTCTTGTGGATCGGCCGGTGCTGCGCAGCTGCTGATGGCTTTCAATATGGGGTTAATGCAGCGATCCGTCCCGCCCGGGGAGGTGTTGGTGAGTGCCACAGGGTGCCTCGGTCCTTGCGAGCAGGGTCCGACAGTCGTCATCTATCCGGACAACACCTGGTATTCCAAAGTCACTGAGGCGGACGTCGCCACCATCCTTGAAGAACATGTCGTGAAAGGAACACCGGCAGCGAAACTGAATCCAGACTCCGTGTGGAAATAA
- a CDS encoding Rieske (2Fe-2S) domain protein, whose product MRMNDFVRVAFTQEIPPGTGRTVEVDGIWIAVFNVEGTFYAVDNTCPHAGGPLGEGKLCEAVVECPWHGWKFNVMSGERVGNPNFQVACCEVRIQGDELQIAIPSALRGPA is encoded by the coding sequence ATGAGGATGAACGATTTCGTCAGAGTGGCCTTTACGCAGGAGATCCCACCGGGCACGGGACGAACCGTGGAAGTCGATGGAATTTGGATTGCGGTCTTCAATGTGGAAGGCACTTTTTATGCGGTCGATAACACGTGTCCGCACGCGGGCGGCCCGCTCGGAGAAGGAAAACTGTGCGAGGCGGTTGTCGAATGTCCCTGGCATGGCTGGAAATTCAACGTCATGTCGGGAGAACGAGTCGGCAATCCAAATTTCCAGGTCGCGTGCTGTGAGGTTCGAATTCAAGGGGACGAACTTCAGATCGCCATCCCATCGGCACTCAGAGGACCAGCTTAA
- a CDS encoding HNH endonuclease family protein, with amino-acid sequence MEMTLLLNATYEPLRVVHWQKAIALLWQGKVEVLEVYDREIHGISLSIKLPAVMRLLKLVKLKDSHRAVKFSRINIFTRDGYCCQYCNHRFRTEELTFDHVVPIAKGGKKTWENIVTACWRCNNRKSGRTPEEAGMKLKKRPVKPRWSPVITITIGIRNTPESWRDYLYWNMELDADPADT; translated from the coding sequence ATGGAAATGACCCTCCTGCTCAATGCGACCTATGAACCTCTGCGGGTCGTGCATTGGCAAAAAGCGATCGCCCTTCTCTGGCAAGGAAAAGTCGAAGTCTTGGAAGTCTACGACCGGGAAATCCATGGGATTTCCTTGTCGATCAAACTTCCAGCCGTGATGCGGCTGCTGAAGCTGGTTAAACTGAAAGACAGTCATCGTGCAGTCAAGTTCTCCCGGATCAATATTTTTACGCGAGACGGGTACTGCTGCCAATACTGTAACCACCGGTTTCGGACGGAAGAGTTGACGTTTGATCATGTCGTGCCCATCGCCAAGGGCGGGAAAAAGACATGGGAAAATATCGTAACCGCTTGCTGGCGGTGCAACAATCGGAAGAGCGGGCGTACGCCGGAAGAGGCCGGCATGAAATTAAAGAAGCGGCCCGTGAAACCGCGATGGAGTCCCGTCATCACCATCACCATCGGTATTCGTAACACGCCGGAAAGCTGGCGTGATTATCTCTATTGGAATATGGAGCTGGACGCAGATCCGGCCGATACGTAG
- a CDS encoding membrane protein involved in aromatic hydrocarbon degradation: protein MRALSHWRWFVGGQSSWSSLRSYVPEGLALLALAVIVCTASSVSAQVPRVYGQGAAASGMGNAFAAQADNPSALHYNPAGMTQLRGIQMMGGGTFVGGTTDFTSSSGTSATGDHDGAFAWPGPGHGYITANLQGLGVSALEKLTVGIGVTTPFGSVMRWPDNSPFRGVTTFTALPLFDIKPTLAYQLHPDLSIGAGADIYTFASFFGEGHAELQSISPGGLAPAGSKLEFNGKGTAPGFNVGALYTALRNGEGQPVANLAVVYRSQATLHLDGALLVNGVKVQDATTTLVLPQVITGGIALWPVRNPEREWKVELNVDYVGWKSVRSLDIYSADGVVIRPQPQNWKSTYAILVGTEYRWLKVDRLPGWEIALRAGYTNQQAQVPDLTFNPGVPSADLHVISTGIGLLCQGNGSFLGLMPCGSLGIGPVKAKLVGVDVFYQAFLYEPRTISGNTGFRAAVNGLYNTTLHAGGFSVRASF from the coding sequence ATGCGCGCTCTGAGCCATTGGAGATGGTTCGTGGGTGGACAGTCCTCTTGGAGTAGTCTTCGGAGTTACGTGCCCGAGGGGCTTGCTCTTCTTGCGCTAGCCGTCATTGTTTGCACGGCGTCTTCGGTTTCAGCTCAAGTGCCTCGGGTCTATGGTCAGGGAGCCGCTGCGTCCGGGATGGGTAATGCCTTCGCCGCACAGGCAGACAATCCTTCGGCTCTTCATTATAACCCAGCCGGCATGACCCAACTGCGTGGAATACAAATGATGGGCGGGGGAACTTTCGTCGGAGGGACCACTGACTTTACGAGTTCGAGCGGAACTTCTGCCACCGGCGACCATGATGGCGCGTTTGCATGGCCTGGTCCCGGTCATGGGTATATTACGGCGAATCTTCAAGGCCTGGGTGTCTCGGCACTAGAGAAGTTGACGGTAGGGATCGGCGTCACGACTCCGTTCGGCTCGGTGATGAGATGGCCGGATAACAGTCCGTTTCGAGGTGTCACGACGTTCACCGCCTTGCCGTTATTCGATATCAAGCCCACGCTGGCCTATCAACTTCACCCGGATCTCTCGATCGGTGCGGGAGCAGACATCTATACCTTCGCGAGTTTCTTCGGCGAAGGACACGCAGAACTGCAGTCGATTTCGCCTGGCGGATTGGCACCTGCCGGAAGCAAACTCGAATTTAACGGCAAAGGCACGGCTCCCGGATTCAACGTCGGAGCGTTGTATACGGCACTTCGGAATGGAGAGGGACAGCCGGTGGCGAACCTCGCGGTGGTGTACAGAAGCCAGGCGACGCTCCATTTAGACGGAGCGTTGTTGGTGAACGGCGTGAAGGTTCAAGATGCGACCACGACGTTGGTGTTGCCCCAGGTCATCACCGGAGGAATTGCGCTGTGGCCGGTTCGAAATCCTGAACGCGAGTGGAAAGTTGAATTGAACGTCGATTACGTGGGCTGGAAATCGGTCCGAAGTCTGGATATCTATTCAGCCGATGGGGTGGTCATCCGTCCCCAGCCGCAAAATTGGAAAAGCACCTATGCCATTCTGGTCGGGACGGAGTATCGATGGTTGAAAGTCGATCGATTGCCTGGCTGGGAGATCGCTCTCCGAGCCGGCTATACCAACCAGCAAGCGCAGGTGCCGGACCTCACTTTCAATCCCGGCGTTCCGTCGGCGGATCTGCACGTCATTTCAACCGGTATTGGGTTGCTCTGTCAGGGAAATGGATCGTTCCTGGGGCTCATGCCCTGCGGGAGTTTGGGAATAGGCCCGGTCAAGGCCAAACTGGTCGGCGTGGATGTGTTCTACCAGGCGTTCCTCTACGAGCCACGAACGATCTCAGGAAATACCGGGTTTCGTGCGGCGGTGAATGGACTTTACAACACCACCCTGCACGCAGGTGGATTTTCCGTCCGAGCCAGTTTTTAG
- a CDS encoding Alanine racemase, producing MTPTFFPTVATVDLTALAHNLSQFRRILSSGCEVMAVVKANAYGHGAIETSRTLIRHGVTRLAVFSTEEGVALRQAGITVPIVVLGPVFQEQFGDLFVHHLTPVVSDPSVLMALGRAAVSRGGSHPIHLKIETGMGRLGLTQKELTALIRSYKFPASLRLEGFMTHLADADGSDPDATEEQLSRFNSALKVVLEGGFQVPLVHVSNSGGAVRFPSTHFSLVRPGIMLYGYHTLPGTVKTPNLRPVLSLKTCIAQLRTIQPGETVSYNRTFAAKCLTRIAVLPIGYAGGLSRHLSNRGCVLIRGRRAPVAGLVCMDMVMVDVTTIPGVTVGDEVVLIGRQENEQITARDIAEWTGTISYEVLCAISPQIPRLYHSS from the coding sequence ATGACGCCGACATTCTTCCCAACCGTCGCCACCGTAGATTTGACGGCGCTCGCACATAATCTTTCTCAATTTCGTCGGATTCTCTCCTCCGGTTGCGAGGTCATGGCGGTCGTCAAAGCCAACGCCTACGGCCATGGCGCGATCGAAACGTCGCGGACACTGATCCGACATGGTGTGACCCGTCTTGCCGTTTTCTCGACGGAAGAAGGGGTCGCACTTCGACAAGCCGGCATCACCGTACCGATCGTCGTACTCGGACCGGTCTTCCAAGAACAATTTGGTGATCTCTTCGTCCACCACCTCACTCCGGTGGTGAGCGATCCTTCCGTGCTCATGGCGCTCGGACGGGCCGCGGTATCACGCGGGGGTTCCCACCCGATTCATCTCAAAATCGAGACCGGCATGGGGCGGCTGGGCCTGACGCAGAAAGAGTTGACGGCACTCATCCGTTCATACAAGTTTCCTGCCTCACTCCGATTGGAAGGATTCATGACCCATCTGGCCGATGCCGACGGATCCGACCCAGACGCGACCGAAGAACAACTCAGTCGCTTCAACTCGGCCCTCAAAGTCGTGCTCGAAGGCGGATTCCAGGTTCCTCTCGTTCATGTGTCCAATAGCGGTGGAGCAGTTCGCTTCCCATCCACGCACTTCTCCCTTGTACGACCCGGCATCATGTTGTACGGCTACCACACGCTTCCCGGCACAGTGAAGACTCCGAACCTCAGACCGGTGCTCTCACTCAAGACTTGTATTGCTCAACTCCGAACCATCCAACCGGGAGAAACGGTCAGTTACAATCGAACCTTCGCCGCAAAATGTCTCACACGGATCGCCGTTCTCCCGATCGGTTATGCAGGTGGGTTGAGCCGACACCTCTCGAATCGAGGCTGTGTTCTCATTCGGGGGCGGCGAGCTCCCGTCGCGGGATTGGTGTGCATGGACATGGTGATGGTGGATGTCACCACGATACCGGGCGTTACCGTCGGTGACGAAGTCGTGCTGATTGGGCGACAGGAGAATGAGCAAATCACCGCCCGCGACATTGCCGAGTGGACCGGGACGATCTCCTACGAAGTGTTGTGTGCCATCAGTCCGCAGATTCCCAGGCTCTACCACTCCTCCTAA
- a CDS encoding Ribosome recycling factor has translation MSNAAPVRQAFITHMEQALEHLRKDLSGLRTGRASVALLDGIRVDYYGTMTPLKQIANVSIPEARLIIIQPWEPKLIKEIEKAISNSGLGVTPSNDGKVIRVPLPPLTEERRKELTKICKKHGEETKVQIRGFRRDANEELKKLQKDAKLTEDELRKAEQETQKLIEQYGQKIDEIIKKKEQEIMEV, from the coding sequence ATGTCCAACGCAGCCCCCGTTCGGCAAGCATTCATCACTCACATGGAGCAGGCGCTCGAACACTTGCGGAAAGACCTGTCCGGCCTTCGGACAGGGCGAGCCTCCGTCGCTCTGCTCGACGGCATCCGTGTCGACTATTATGGAACCATGACTCCGCTCAAACAGATCGCGAACGTCTCCATCCCTGAAGCACGACTCATCATCATTCAACCGTGGGAACCGAAACTGATCAAAGAAATCGAAAAAGCCATATCCAATTCAGGGTTGGGCGTGACGCCTTCAAACGACGGCAAAGTAATCCGAGTTCCGCTTCCGCCTCTGACTGAAGAACGCCGCAAGGAGCTGACGAAGATCTGCAAAAAGCACGGCGAGGAAACGAAGGTCCAGATTCGAGGTTTTCGACGGGACGCGAACGAAGAATTAAAGAAACTCCAAAAAGATGCAAAGCTCACCGAAGACGAACTGCGCAAGGCCGAGCAAGAGACGCAGAAGCTGATCGAGCAATACGGGCAGAAGATCGACGAGATCATCAAGAAAAAGGAACAGGAAATCATGGAGGTCTGA
- a CDS encoding Uridylate kinase codes for MSSAKYQRLLLKVSGEMLAGEQGYGIQPSILENLAEEIASVVALDVQVAVVIGGGNIFRGIAASASGMERASADYMGMLATVLNALALQNALERIGIMTRVQSAIEMRQLAEGYIRRRAIRHLEKSRVVIFAAGTGNPYFSTDTAAVLRAMEISAQVIMKGTKVDGIYDADPVTTPSAKKYEKISFLSILNQKLKVMDSTAISLCMDNKLPLIVFNLKIKGNFKRVTLGEPIGTLVTFGDR; via the coding sequence ATGAGCTCTGCCAAATACCAACGCCTCCTTCTGAAAGTCAGCGGGGAGATGTTGGCCGGTGAGCAGGGTTACGGTATCCAGCCATCCATTCTAGAAAACCTCGCGGAGGAAATCGCTTCCGTCGTCGCGCTTGACGTTCAAGTCGCGGTGGTCATCGGCGGAGGCAATATTTTCCGTGGAATCGCGGCAAGTGCATCCGGCATGGAACGGGCCTCGGCGGATTACATGGGGATGCTGGCGACGGTGCTCAATGCGCTGGCTCTTCAGAATGCGCTGGAGCGGATCGGCATCATGACCCGTGTTCAATCTGCCATCGAAATGCGTCAGCTCGCAGAAGGGTACATCCGCCGGAGGGCGATCCGCCACCTTGAAAAGAGCCGCGTGGTCATTTTTGCCGCCGGCACGGGCAATCCCTATTTCTCGACCGATACGGCCGCCGTCCTGCGGGCCATGGAGATCAGCGCTCAAGTGATCATGAAAGGAACGAAAGTCGACGGCATCTACGATGCCGATCCCGTCACCACTCCATCGGCGAAGAAGTATGAGAAGATTTCATTCCTTTCCATCCTCAACCAAAAGCTCAAGGTGATGGATTCCACGGCGATCAGTCTTTGTATGGATAATAAATTGCCTCTCATCGTGTTCAACCTAAAAATCAAGGGTAACTTTAAACGCGTGACATTAGGCGAACCGATCGGAACCCTCGTTACGTTCGGCGATCGCTGA
- a CDS encoding Translation elongation factor Ts — protein MAGSSQLVKELREKTGAGILDCQKALNENGNDVGKAIDYLRQKGLAAAAKKAGRETNQGLIHSYIHMGGKIGVLIEVNCETDFVARNEEFKAFVNDLALQVAAAKPSFVKREDVPADVAEKEKTIYEGQAKEMGKPPAAWPKIVEGKLEKFYQENCLLEQSFIKDPAVTIKDLLAQKIAKIGENMNVRRFTRYQLGEA, from the coding sequence ATGGCAGGATCCAGTCAGCTCGTGAAAGAGCTTCGTGAAAAAACAGGGGCCGGCATTCTGGATTGTCAGAAGGCGCTCAATGAAAACGGAAACGACGTCGGAAAAGCCATCGATTATCTCCGACAAAAAGGCCTCGCGGCGGCGGCCAAGAAAGCCGGGCGCGAAACCAACCAAGGGTTGATTCATTCCTACATTCATATGGGCGGCAAGATCGGTGTCTTGATCGAGGTCAACTGCGAAACCGATTTCGTCGCCCGGAATGAGGAATTCAAAGCGTTCGTCAACGATCTTGCTCTTCAGGTGGCCGCCGCAAAACCGTCATTCGTGAAACGCGAAGACGTTCCGGCGGATGTTGCCGAGAAAGAGAAAACGATCTATGAAGGGCAGGCCAAGGAAATGGGCAAGCCTCCGGCCGCATGGCCGAAGATTGTCGAAGGCAAGCTTGAAAAGTTCTACCAAGAAAACTGCCTGTTGGAGCAATCATTCATCAAAGACCCCGCCGTCACCATTAAAGATCTCCTGGCTCAGAAGATCGCTAAGATCGGCGAAAACATGAACGTCCGCCGATTCACCCGCTACCAGTTAGGCGAAGCATGA
- a CDS encoding SSU ribosomal protein S2p (SAe), with protein sequence MGVVAIKELLEAGVHFGHQTNRWNPKMKKFLFGERSGIYIIDLQQTVARMEQTYAFVRDLVAAGESVLFVGTKRQAAEILEEEAKRANMFFVNQRWLGGMLTNFQTIRRSIDKMKKMETTLLNPSEHGLKKKEVLLMQKDIAKLQKYLSGIKNMRSLPAAVFVLDTRVEKIAVQEAKRLDIPVIAILDSNCDPDDIAYPIPGNDDAIRSIKLITSKIADACIEGAHLKAQREEAEFQTTPAGGEKKPAMRVESVPVS encoded by the coding sequence ATGGGAGTGGTGGCGATCAAGGAGTTGTTGGAAGCCGGCGTTCATTTCGGGCACCAGACCAACCGCTGGAATCCCAAGATGAAGAAGTTTTTATTCGGTGAACGCAGCGGCATCTATATCATCGATCTTCAGCAAACCGTCGCACGGATGGAGCAGACCTATGCCTTCGTCCGAGACCTTGTTGCAGCCGGAGAATCCGTCTTGTTTGTCGGCACAAAACGACAGGCTGCGGAAATTCTCGAAGAAGAAGCCAAGCGAGCCAACATGTTTTTCGTGAACCAGCGCTGGCTGGGCGGGATGTTGACCAATTTCCAAACCATTCGGCGCAGCATCGATAAGATGAAGAAGATGGAGACAACGCTCCTGAACCCCAGCGAGCATGGGCTCAAAAAGAAAGAAGTCCTTCTCATGCAGAAGGATATCGCCAAACTCCAAAAGTACTTGTCCGGTATTAAGAACATGCGCAGCCTTCCGGCGGCGGTTTTTGTGTTGGATACCAGAGTCGAAAAAATTGCCGTTCAAGAAGCGAAACGACTCGATATCCCGGTTATCGCCATCTTGGACAGCAACTGCGATCCGGACGACATCGCCTACCCGATTCCAGGAAATGACGACGCGATCCGCTCGATCAAACTGATTACGTCCAAGATCGCCGATGCCTGTATCGAGGGCGCGCATCTAAAAGCCCAGCGAGAAGAAGCAGAGTTTCAAACAACTCCCGCCGGCGGCGAAAAGAAACCAGCCATGCGCGTTGAAAGCGTTCCGGTTTCGTAA
- a CDS encoding bifunctional glutamate N-acetyltransferase/amino-acid acetyltransferase ArgJ has protein sequence MGPKHRGITAPLGFQAAGIHCGIKKSDLLDLALCVSNISGPIAGVFTKNRVVAAPVLLDQRHLRYHCGRAIIVNSGNANACTGEQGLVAAKTMATAVAAQLSIPVHHVFVGSTGVIGRVLPIDRITAAVPTLVARLSIPGGDQAAKAILTTDLRPKTVARQVKIGSRVVTIGGMAKGSGMIHPNMATMLAYLTTDAAIAPAALQSALKSAVDQSFNCITVDGDTSTNDTVLCLANGLAKNRPIQPGTKPYRDFERLLTDAAQELALMICRDGEGVTKVVTIRVQGAATATAAKRVADTIATSSLVKTAFFGEDANWGRVMAALGRSGVAIDPGKVMVRFDDIVMVQRGVGMGLEAEQKIAPVFKQKEFTITVHLGQGHAHAHMWTTDLSYDYVRINASYRS, from the coding sequence ATGGGACCAAAACACCGGGGCATCACCGCACCGCTGGGATTCCAAGCCGCAGGAATCCACTGCGGGATCAAAAAATCGGACCTGCTCGATTTGGCCCTCTGTGTGTCCAACATCAGCGGACCGATCGCCGGGGTTTTCACCAAGAATCGTGTTGTGGCCGCCCCGGTGCTCTTGGATCAGCGGCACCTTCGGTATCATTGCGGGCGGGCTATTATTGTCAACAGTGGGAATGCCAATGCCTGCACTGGTGAACAAGGTCTGGTAGCGGCAAAAACGATGGCTACCGCCGTGGCGGCGCAACTTTCTATTCCCGTGCACCACGTCTTCGTGGGTTCGACCGGCGTGATCGGTCGTGTGCTGCCGATTGATCGCATCACCGCCGCTGTCCCAACATTGGTCGCACGTCTCAGCATTCCAGGAGGTGATCAAGCAGCGAAAGCGATTCTAACCACGGACTTGCGGCCCAAGACCGTCGCGAGGCAAGTGAAAATCGGCAGCCGCGTCGTCACCATCGGCGGCATGGCCAAGGGTTCCGGCATGATACACCCGAATATGGCGACCATGCTTGCCTATTTGACGACCGATGCAGCGATTGCTCCAGCTGCCCTCCAGTCGGCGTTGAAATCGGCAGTCGATCAATCCTTCAACTGCATTACGGTGGACGGTGATACCAGCACGAACGACACGGTTCTGTGTCTGGCTAATGGCCTGGCTAAGAATCGACCTATTCAACCAGGCACCAAGCCCTATCGCGACTTCGAGCGACTCTTAACCGATGCGGCACAGGAATTGGCGCTCATGATTTGCCGCGATGGAGAGGGGGTCACCAAGGTGGTCACGATTCGAGTGCAAGGAGCTGCCACGGCGACAGCGGCGAAACGAGTCGCCGACACCATCGCGACATCAAGCCTGGTCAAAACCGCCTTCTTTGGGGAAGACGCCAACTGGGGTAGAGTCATGGCTGCCCTCGGGCGATCCGGCGTTGCGATCGATCCAGGTAAAGTCATGGTGCGATTCGATGACATTGTCATGGTACAGCGGGGGGTAGGAATGGGGCTGGAGGCGGAGCAGAAGATCGCGCCGGTCTTCAAACAAAAGGAGTTTACGATTACCGTCCACCTCGGGCAGGGTCACGCTCATGCCCACATGTGGACAACAGATCTCTCGTATGACTATGTCCGCATTAATGCCAGCTATCGATCCTAA